From the genome of Natrinema marinum:
TCACGCAGATCGTCGCCGCCTGGGTCGCACTCTTCTTGCTCTACGCGGGGCTGATGCGCGGCTACGGGGCCTTTCAGCTCATCATGCGGCTTTCCTTCCGGACGGCGAAGTACCTCCGGTCGGGGGTCGCCCAGTCGGCGGTGATCTCGAGTCTGATCGTGGGGTCGATCAACGGCGCCCAGACGGCGAACGCGGCGATGACGGGTTCGTTCACGATTCCGTTGATGAAAGAAAGCGGGATGAAGGCGGACTCGGCTGGCGGGATCGAGGCGGTCGCCTCCTCCGGTGGGCAGATCATGCCGCCGGTGATGGGCGCGGCCGCGTTCGTCATGGCCTCGCTCATTCCGGGGATCGGCTACGTCGACGTGCTCATCGCCGGGATCATCCCGGCGCTGGTGTTCTACATCTCCGTCGCGATCGGCGTCCACTACATGTCGGTCAAACAGCTCCCCGAGGGCGGCGTCGACCTAGACCAGCGCATCGACGACCTCGAGGAGGGGTACCACCCCGTAATCGAGGCGATCCGTTTCGGCGTCCCCTTCGCCGTGTTGCTGTACACGCTGGGGATCGCCCAGTGGACGGTCATCTCCTCGGCGCTGTACACCTGTGGGGCGATGGTGCTGACCGGTGCGGGGATTCCGATCGTGCTCAGCGCCGTCGACGACGGCGAGCGCGTCGGCGAGACCACGTTCGAGGCGCTGAAGAACACGGTTTCGGGGTTCAAATTCGGCGCGGTCACGCTGGCACCGATCGCGATCATCATCGCGGCGGTCAACGGGATCGTCGACCTGCTGAACGCGACCGGACTTCCCGGCAAGCTCTCGCTGGCGTTAGTCGGCGTTGCGGGCGGGGTCCTCCTGTTCACGACCATTCTCGCGATGGTCGTCTGTCTCGTGCTGGGACTGGGGATGCCGACCGTGGCGGCGTACACGATCGTCGCCTTGCTCATCGCGCCGACGCTGACCGGCGAGTTCGCCATTCCCGCCCTCGCCGCGCACTTCTTCGTGTTCTACGCGGCGATCCTCTCGGGGATCACGCCGCCGATCGCCATCGCGGTCGTGGTGACCACCGGCATCGCGGAGTCGAACTTCTGGAAAACGGCGCTCGAGGCGCTGAAGCTCGGCCTGCCGCTGTTCGTCCTCCCCTTTACGTTCATCTACAACCCCGAAATCGTGACGGGGGGATTCGATCTGACGACGGCTGGCTCGGGGCTGATCGTCCTGTTGGGCGCGGTCGCGATCACCCACGGACTCAACTGCGCACCGCGGCCCTTCGGCATCCCGTCGCCGCTGAGCTACGGTGCGCGCGCGGCCTACGTCTCGCTGGGCGTCTTCGCGATGGTCTGGCCGGCGACGATGCCCCGTATCGCGGCCGTGACCGTCGCACTCGTCCTCATCGCGCTCCAGACGCAGGTGACCCGCGACACCGGCTTCGGACCCGTCGCCGAGAGCGAGTGACCCGTTTCAGCCAACTTAAGGGGGCTGCGCTCGAGACACCGGGTAGGTGGCCATCAGATGTCCGACTTACCGGACGATTTCGACTGCACGATAACCAACTGGGAGTACATTTACGGCCTGTGCCGGGACGTTGCAGACGACGTACGCGACGACGAGTTCGAACCCGACGTCGTCGTCGCGCTGGCCCGCGGCGGCTGGTTCGCCGGCCGCTGTCTCTGTGATTTCCTCGGCATGGATGATCTGACGAGCCTGAAGATGGAACACTACGTCGGCACCGCCGAGAAGTCCGGCGAGCCGACCGTCCGCTATCCGATGCCCGAGGGGAGCGTCGAGGACAAGGACGTGCTCATCATCGACGACATCGCCGACACCGGCGGCTCGATCAAACGCGCCTACGAGTACGTCGACGACCGCGACGCCGGCGAGGTCCGCACCGCGACCCTCCAACTGCTCGGTACCAGCGAGTTCCAGCCCGACTACGTCGGCGAACGGCTCGAGGCGTGGACCTGGGTCGTCTACCCGTGGAACTTCATCGAGGATATGGTCGATCTGATCTCGAGCGCCATGGAGAAGGCCGATCAGGAGACCTTCACGGCCGACGAGATCCGCCACTTCCTCACCGAACACCACGGCATCGAGCGCATCGAGATGGAGATCGCCCAGCCCGATCGACTGCCCGAAGTCCTTGCGGAGATGGAGCGCCGCGGGGTGCTCGAGGCGGCCGGAGCCGACGAGTGGAGCGTAGTTGAGGACTGATTGCCCTCAGACAGTTGATTACATTGGGACCGTCTGGGGTAGATCCACACTGCAAACGATGGGTGTGGTGTCGTCATCGAAATGGATAGTAATCCATTTGCCCCCGTCACGACCACATTAGTGGAATACTCTCAATAGCATCCATCTATGAGATAGATATCATATCTGTCGAATGGACCTACAAAACTCCTTTCCGCTGGGTTCTCGTCGATTGGAGTCATCGGCTTTCTATTCTTTGGCACAGTTGGAGCGATCGGTATGCTCTACAAACTCTATGAAACACGTGACTCGTCATCGATACGGAGAACGTAGAGTGTAATCCCACGCTGATACCGGGTGAGTTGCCGCCACGTGCGTTAACATAATGCCGGTCCGTCAGCCGTTTCGTATCCGCCCACCGTCGCCGATCACCACTGCTGTCAATCAGACAAAATATTTAAGGGGCGGCTGTGACGGCTCTCATCGTATGAAGCGAATCCTCTCGAGCCTCGGTATCGGTTCGGCGACGGTCGATACGGTCCTCCCGACCACCCTCACGGCGGGCGAATCCGTCGACGCGCGCGTCGACGTTACCGGCGGCAACGACAGCCAGGAGGTCGACGGCATCTACTTCGCGCTGGCGACGCGCTACGAGACCGACGAGAGTCACGGAACGGCGAAGATCGAGACCTACGACCTCGCCGAGTCGTTCACGATCGACCCCGACGAGGAACGGTCGTTCACCGTCACTATCGACGTGCCCTACCACACCCCCGTCACGCACGGGCGAACGAACGTCTGGCTCGACACCGGCCTCGACATCGACTGGGCGGTCGACCCGGACGACCGCGACCCCATCGAGA
Proteins encoded in this window:
- a CDS encoding TRAP transporter permease, yielding MSETQSEPSVWSPLDLRREHLLNNLVVLVAVLFWARVLWYAYFQEVPRAKYGAVFLAGGILIYVLDELRGLERSQWLERIGLWACAIIGVAVPAYVWLHYEVLETQRIGYALGYEYAIGGLFGLVVLYLTYRAFGAAFAGVVIAAILYAFYGNLIVGLLGHGGIGIRQIINLLTMEFDGFFGSITQIVAAWVALFLLYAGLMRGYGAFQLIMRLSFRTAKYLRSGVAQSAVISSLIVGSINGAQTANAAMTGSFTIPLMKESGMKADSAGGIEAVASSGGQIMPPVMGAAAFVMASLIPGIGYVDVLIAGIIPALVFYISVAIGVHYMSVKQLPEGGVDLDQRIDDLEEGYHPVIEAIRFGVPFAVLLYTLGIAQWTVISSALYTCGAMVLTGAGIPIVLSAVDDGERVGETTFEALKNTVSGFKFGAVTLAPIAIIIAAVNGIVDLLNATGLPGKLSLALVGVAGGVLLFTTILAMVVCLVLGLGMPTVAAYTIVALLIAPTLTGEFAIPALAAHFFVFYAAILSGITPPIAIAVVVTTGIAESNFWKTALEALKLGLPLFVLPFTFIYNPEIVTGGFDLTTAGSGLIVLLGAVAITHGLNCAPRPFGIPSPLSYGARAAYVSLGVFAMVWPATMPRIAAVTVALVLIALQTQVTRDTGFGPVAESE
- a CDS encoding sporulation protein; translation: MKRILSSLGIGSATVDTVLPTTLTAGESVDARVDVTGGNDSQEVDGIYFALATRYETDESHGTAKIETYDLAESFTIDPDEERSFTVTIDVPYHTPVTHGRTNVWLDTGLDIDWAVDPDDRDPIEIEPDPLREALFDALESLGFTLRTAECEATESLFASRRFVQELEFVPRSGPFAGDLDELEVVTLPEGEGFDLLLEVDRRGGLLSEHFDVDERYDRVSLQPGDEADLERRLRAAVERNL
- a CDS encoding phosphoribosyltransferase encodes the protein MSDLPDDFDCTITNWEYIYGLCRDVADDVRDDEFEPDVVVALARGGWFAGRCLCDFLGMDDLTSLKMEHYVGTAEKSGEPTVRYPMPEGSVEDKDVLIIDDIADTGGSIKRAYEYVDDRDAGEVRTATLQLLGTSEFQPDYVGERLEAWTWVVYPWNFIEDMVDLISSAMEKADQETFTADEIRHFLTEHHGIERIEMEIAQPDRLPEVLAEMERRGVLEAAGADEWSVVED